The genomic DNA TCTCGTTTGTTTCATATTTGGAGTTCGGTGGTGTATATATTTGGGTTTTGAACCCTCGGGCTACCGTTATTACCATCTGTGTTTTGGCTACAAATGCCTTTTTCCTACatctttttctctccttcacTCTACTTGTGGCCAAAGCAGGGACTTACTCAAAAACAAATCTAATGATAATATCCTTAACTATTCACATCTAGTTACTACCATCCACCAATATAACCCGATATGGTAATAGTGGGGCTGTCAGTCtcatagccaatgaaacgcCACTATTTTGGAGGTCTCTGCTTATCGCCCTTTCCCCGTGCGGTTCTTCTGATTCACTCGCGACAGGCTGGACGAGGCCAAAATGAGATCAGCATGTTGATTGGAAAGCTCTTTATCTATATGAATCGTCCTTTCTCTCATCGCTCTTTCTCATGCTGTCGTTATCAAAGTCCCTCATAATACACACGCATGGAACCCAGCGGCATGGCTCACCTCGATTTCCCCAACTCTGCCTCTCCAGAAAGGCTGTTCGCGGGCCAGCCGATAGGTTTCGTTCCTCGGGATGGGGACTCGAATGTATGGCATAATGCGCTTGATTTGTTTAACAGAGTGCCCGGCCATCAGGTCGTGGCCTTGCTTGACTTTGTGTAACTAACTCATGGCTTATTCTCGGTTCCTAGGCACAGGATGCGAACCCCGGAGAACATACCCCTGGATTGCCCGATGAAGATACTTCGATGCGTCGCTCGTGCGGAACCTGTCATGTCCTCAAGTCGTCGATGAATACTGCGACTATATCTACGCCTTCGCATTCACATTCGAATTCTATATCTACGCCCACCGCTGCGCAAAATAGATCGTCTGGGCTGGATCTGGAATCGTATATCCCCGTTGGCGTGTTAAGGAAACGGAACACAAGCGATACCGGGAACACGGAGACCCCAGAAGACGTCGATGGATTTCCTTCGTCAGCGATCGCGAACTTGGAGAAACACAATTGGATCCGGACACACGCCTTCCCTTACGAAACCAATCCGCAATGGAGCTACGTACGCATATACATTTTGCCGGATGACTTGGGCCGCAAGCTCATTCCGCGCTCGAGCACGGCGTTACGCCGCGCGCTCAAGGCTGTCATGACAAGGGTGGATCGATCGCGTAAAGCATGGGAGGGGAACTTTCCCGGGGACCAGAATGAGATTTTTACCAATGAGAAACGGAAGGGGGAGGAAGATGAATCGATGTGGTATATTTTCAACACTTTGCAGGATCCTGCACCCCAGGTGGAGACGATGCAGGACCCGTATGCAAGGCAGGCCATGGAGGAGTTGCTTTTGGGCGTTGGTCAGGAGGATTCGGGAGTTATTGGTCTTAAGACTGCGCTGTATCCTTATCAGCGTCGCTCAGCGGCAATGATGGTACAGCGTGAAGCACAGCCGGCAAGGATGCTTGATCCTCGTTTGCAGGCCTGTACGAATCCGCTTGGGCATGAGTACTACTATGATAAGGAAGAGGGGTGTATCTTTCATGAGAAGAAGATGTATTCAGAAGCCTGTGGAGGTATTCTAGCAGAAACCATGGGTTGCGGCAAGACCCTCATCTGTCTCGCGGTGATACTGGCGACGCAGGGACATTTTCCTCGAATTCCGCTGCAGTACTATCAGCAGATTGAGAATCCTGTTCGTGAGAAGACTGCCAGTCTCGTCGAGATGGCGGCTGCAGCTGCGGGACGGTACTCTTTGCCGTGGAAAAGGTACTTTGACTCTTTGAAAAGCCACGGTTTATCCAACGATCGGTGTGCCAAAGCATGTGAAACTAATCGTGGTAACTATACCATTCCATCCGCAGCGACAAGGCAGAAAGCTCGGAACGGTGTGGCATATCCgagaccaccaccacagaatCTTCGCCTTTGCTCGGGGACATTGATCGTCGTGCCACCAAACTTGGTCGATCACTGGGAAAGCGAGATTGCCAAACACACGGAAGGATTGAAGGTGCGTATTCTTCGAAACAGCTCTGACGAGACGCCATCAGTGGATGAGCTTTTGCAGTATGATATAGTCCTCTTCTCGAGGATCCGCCTTGAGAAAGAAGCTGGTGAACTGGTGCCCAACCGCCGTGTTTCAGTGAAACCAGAAGACTCTCCATTGACCAAGGTCCATTGGCTGCGCATAATTGTCGATGAAGGTCACAATGTCGCTGGACATGGCCAACGGACGAACATGGTGCACCTGTTAGATCAGCTTCAAGTCGAGCGCCGGTGGATCGTGTCAGGAACGCCGTCTAGTGGACTGTATGGAGTGGAAGTCAGCTTGGCTTCGCGAGAGACGTATAGTAGCGAGAGTGATCTTTCCAATGCTACGAATACCGCGCTTCGAAGGCGCAGGAAGACCGGGTCAGCGCTTGAGAGTGAACTGAAGGACCTGGACAAGTTGCGCCACATTGTGGTGGAATTTCTGGATCTGAAGCCATGGTCGAATTCTCGGGCGGATGACCCTGCAAATTGGACCAAGTATATGAAACCGGTCGGTGAAGATGGTAAGCGTCGAAAGGCCCCGTCGCTCCGAGCAACATTACAGAGTCTCGTTGTACGGCATCGCATGGATACCATCCACGGTGAGACTCCTCTTCCGCCGCTATCTAATAAGGTGGTCCATCTTGAACCGACATTTTACGATCAACTGAGTCTGAACATGTTCATTGCCATCTTGGGTGTCAACGCAATCACCTCAGAGCGAACTGATCAGGACTACATGTTTCATCCACGTAACCGGAAGCATCTTAGTCTTACTATCAGCAATCTTCGGCAAGCTGGGTTCTGGTGGGCTGGGTTTGACGAACAAGATATCTCCGGGACGAAGGACGTTGCTATACAATACCTGCAGAAGAACAGAGAACAGATGTCGGAGGACGACATCGCTATGATGGCTGAGGGTATTCGAATTGCACAGATTGCCATTTGCTGTGGAAGCCGGAGCGCATTTCGACAATACCATGAACTGGGTGTCTTCGTACAGGATTTCCCCGCGCATGCGCGCAGTCTTTGGGCTCTTGACCCATCGACGGCGGACATTGAACCGCTGTTGCTGGGTATTTCGCAGGCGCGTCAGGCTCAGCAGTTTATTAACTCTCATTTGAACACGGAGGATCCAGCTGAAGGTCTCGCTGGTGCGGGCATCAAGGCACGCCGTGAGCTTGCTGAACGGCAGAGCGACTCTGTGCCCACGCCCACGAGGATGAGCACACCTGTGACTTCGCCAAAGAAGACTAGTACATTGGATAAAAGTGCCAAGAAGAATTCACCGAAGAAGTCGTTTCCCAAGGGCCTTTCCAAGTCCTTGCCAAAGGAATCGCCGCTTGCTCGGACGAAGCTTGTCGCAACAGCATCGGCAAAGTTGACCTATCTTCTTGATCGGGTTTTGGAGCTccaagagaaggagaagattaTAATTTTCtacgacaacaacaatattGCGTTTTGGATAGCTGAAGGTCTGGAAATGATAGGCGTTGAGTTCCGTATTTACGCCAATACGCTCAAACCCGCCCTACGAACCGCATACCTAGCCCTATTTcgcgaagacgaagaagtcCGCGTCCTCCTAATGGACCTCCGCCAGGCCTCTCACGGCCTTCACCTCGCCAACGCATCCCGTGTCTTCATCGTAAACCCCATTTGGCAACCCAACGTCGAGAGCCAAGCGATTAAACGTGCACACCGTATCGGACAAACCAGACCCGTATACGTCGAGACGCTCGTTTTGAAAGATACACTAGAAGACAAGATGCTTCAACGACGGAAGGAAATGTCTGATTCGGAGATCCAACATGCGGAGAAAGATCTATTGGATGATAGTACCATGAATACTATCATTCAGAACGAGAAGTTTATCCCGATGTTTGAGGATGGTAACGGGCATGCTAATCCGTTTGCACGGTTGGCGTTTTTGAAAAATCCGGTTGGACTTTTTGATCGGCATAAATTGCCGGTGCCGGACAGCTTTGATTCAGCGGAAGGGAACGGGAAGCAGATATGCGAA from Aspergillus chevalieri M1 DNA, chromosome 1, nearly complete sequence includes the following:
- a CDS encoding DEAD/DEAH box helicase (COG:K,L;~EggNog:ENOG410QDFQ;~InterPro:IPR038718,IPR000330,IPR027417,IPR014001, IPR001650;~PFAM:PF00176,PF00271;~go_function: GO:0005524 - ATP binding [Evidence IEA]); translation: MEPSGMAHLDFPNSASPERLFAGQPIGFVPRDGDSNAQDANPGEHTPGLPDEDTSMRRSCGTCHVLKSSMNTATISTPSHSHSNSISTPTAAQNRSSGLDLESYIPVGVLRKRNTSDTGNTETPEDVDGFPSSAIANLEKHNWIRTHAFPYETNPQWSYVRIYILPDDLGRKLIPRSSTALRRALKAVMTRVDRSRKAWEGNFPGDQNEIFTNEKRKGEEDESMWYIFNTLQDPAPQVETMQDPYARQAMEELLLGVGQEDSGVIGLKTALYPYQRRSAAMMVQREAQPARMLDPRLQACTNPLGHEYYYDKEEGCIFHEKKMYSEACGGILAETMGCGKTLICLAVILATQGHFPRIPLQYYQQIENPVREKTASLVEMAAAAAGRYSLPWKRYFDSLKSHGLSNDRCAKACETNRGNYTIPSAATRQKARNGVAYPRPPPQNLRLCSGTLIVVPPNLVDHWESEIAKHTEGLKVRILRNSSDETPSVDELLQYDIVLFSRIRLEKEAGELVPNRRVSVKPEDSPLTKVHWLRIIVDEGHNVAGHGQRTNMVHLLDQLQVERRWIVSGTPSSGLYGVEVSLASRETYSSESDLSNATNTALRRRRKTGSALESELKDLDKLRHIVVEFLDLKPWSNSRADDPANWTKYMKPVGEDGKRRKAPSLRATLQSLVVRHRMDTIHGETPLPPLSNKVVHLEPTFYDQLSLNMFIAILGVNAITSERTDQDYMFHPRNRKHLSLTISNLRQAGFWWAGFDEQDISGTKDVAIQYLQKNREQMSEDDIAMMAEGIRIAQIAICCGSRSAFRQYHELGVFVQDFPAHARSLWALDPSTADIEPLLLGISQARQAQQFINSHLNTEDPAEGLAGAGIKARRELAERQSDSVPTPTRMSTPVTSPKKTSTLDKSAKKNSPKKSFPKGLSKSLPKESPLARTKLVATASAKLTYLLDRVLELQEKEKIIIFYDNNNIAFWIAEGLEMIGVEFRIYANTLKPALRTAYLALFREDEEVRVLLMDLRQASHGLHLANASRVFIVNPIWQPNVESQAIKRAHRIGQTRPVYVETLVLKDTLEDKMLQRRKEMSDSEIQHAEKDLLDDSTMNTIIQNEKFIPMFEDGNGHANPFARLAFLKNPVGLFDRHKLPVPDSFDSAEGNGKQICEGSPLTTPVPSPSKTSAKRKRKTLRFDTASANASPKDKQDDGPDLLTPNIKRRKNSAAATAEAAEYVNGNGIVMTPSRPRPPRNRNSGSATPLPTPPPPSFFPLYPGQDVQTTDVSGSGRLE